The window TACAGAAACAGAGATCAGGTGAAAGCCACACAGCAAAGTATGGAGCACAATCACCTTGCTCAAAACCCCCTAGGGTATCTGGGTCAAGATACAGCCTAAGGTTGAGGAGGTGCTTTACTTGGCGTTTTCATTAACTTGCGTTTGGCTGAGCAGGGCGATACGGCATATCAGTCAGCGCCTCTTCAGGCTCAGCATCTCCCGCTGCCAGCCCAAGAGCTTGCAACGGATTATTAATAGCGTCTACTAAATTAGCCACGGTTAAATTCATCAGCTCGTTGGGGTTGAGCACAACCCATCCATGGGCCGTGAGTTCGCGCAGCTCAAAGTGTAAGTGCGGCCCAGTGGAATTGCCAGTGCTGCCAACTAAACCAACTACCTCGCCTTGCTTAATTGACTCGCCAGGGCGCACCAAAATCTGAGAAAGGTGAGCATAGCGAGTTTCCTGGGTGTTGTCTTCATGGCGCAGAATTACAATTAGGCCATAGCCGCCTAAATAATCTGCGACGGAGACTTCTCCATCTTTGGTGGCTACTACCGGAGTTCCCTCAGGCGCGCCCAAATCCGTACCTGCGTGAAAACGGCGATCGCCAAAAATCGGGTGCGTGCGCCAACCGAAAAGCGATGTAATGGGAGATGGAATTGCTAGCGGGAAAACAAATTCTTCTGCGCCTCTCCTGAGCAAATTGAGAGAACTCAGCTTCTCGTTAAAATACTCACGGCTAATGACGGTAGTTCCACCAATACTGACACCATGACCGCCAATGCTCACTGGCCCAATAGAAAGGCCATTACCCCCTGACGCCTGGGCATCGGTGCTGGCATGAGCCGCTTCTAACTCTGCCCCTTGAGCAGAGCAAACATGATTAGGAGCGGATTGCGGTTGGTCTAGGGTGAACTGACATCCCGTGGAGCGATCTGAAAAGATGAGGGATGGCCCTTCTGGAGATTGAGTTGCCCCTAGCTCGTAGTCTGTTGGATCAATAAACACACTCCCCAACCCTTCATCATTGCTCGAAGAGGCAGCGGGCTCTGAACTCTCATCAGAAGTTTGCGGAATCAGCGGTGCCGACTCAGACGTTTCATCTGTCGTGACATGAAGGCGTATGGGGGGTTGAACAGGAGCAGCCTCTCCCGAGGGTTGTGGGGCAGTAGGCGCGGCTTCGACAGTCGGATTAGTCGTCACCTGAGGGCGCAATAGTAGCTCGGCAGATGTCTCTACTGGGTCGATTGAAGGCGAAGACTCAACCGGCACCGGTGCTTCACTGCCTCCATCAGTACTTGCCCAGGCAGGAAAAGCTGTCAGCGCTACGCTGCTGCTTAAAAGGCCTGCTCCACCTAGCAAAAGCCATTTCAGCAAAGAAACGCCATCAGAAGAATATGCGGTGCTGGAGAATTGCTCCGGCTTCATGCTGGTTGCTCCGTCAAACGCCACGGTAAACCTCAGATATTGTAGCCTAGCGTGATCTCACCCGGCCTTAAAGATAGGGTCTGTTTCTGACCTGGTGTATCCAGGCTAACAGTTAAATCCCCTGTAGTGGAGACGCCTATTACCTTTCCAAGGTGCCCATTTAGGGTAAAAACCTGGCCTAGATTCGCAAGTTTTTGCTGATAGGCTCCAATGAACTGGTGAATTCCTTGGTGTTGCCAATACTGATAGCCTTGGAGTACGCCCCGCAATGCGATCGCCGCTAAATCCTCTAAGGACTTCAAGCTATCTGGCGCTGGATCAGGCAAAAGTTGTCGCAGAGATATGCCATGCGGAGGCACGGGGTTGAGCCAATTAATCCCCACCCCAATTACAGCTGTTTGGATCCGTGAAGCGTTTTGTTTAGAAGGCATGCCACTGGTTTGTTCAATACGGGTTTCCGTCAAAATACCCCCCACTTTGTACCCGTGGCTCACTAAATCATTGGGCCATTTAAGCTGAGCAGCAACCCCCAAACGCTCTAAACAGGTGGCCATCCCCCAGGCGCTGGCGAGCGTTAAAAGGGTGCGATCGCTCATGGGCAACGCGGGTTCCAGGACTAAAGAAAGATACAGCCCTCCCGGTGAAGATACCCATGTGCGGCCCCATTGTCCCCGCCCGGCACTTTGCTGGCGTGCAATGACGACTGTCCCTGCCCCTGCGCCTTGATCGACCAAGCTCCAGGCATGTTGATTGGTAGACGGCAACGCTTCAAAAATATGCACCTTAAATTGCGGACGCAGCGCTGCTAACTCAGGTAATACCCCCAATTGCTGTGCTGGACGGCTTAAGGCTTCGACAATGCGCCTATAATCCACAGTTCTCTCTGATACGGTGTGAGTAAACCTACCACGGACGGAACGCGGCTCCGATATACTCCGTCTTAAGACTTGCGTTGGGCATTGGCTGCATCTGACCCTATGAATGAAACCTGGCATTGGCACACCCAGACCGAACATCCTTATCTCACCACAACGCTGTTAAAACATTGGCAGCATGGCTTTTTTACACGAGACTCTTGGCCGCATTCCCCAGAAGCCCTGAGCCCCCATCTAGAGGCGGCAGCAACGGTCTATCGGGCTAAGCAGGTGCATGGCAAACGAGTCATTAATCCCAGCGATTTTCCCTTCGGTTCCCTTGAGGAGGCCGCAGTCGCCAGGCCCGAAGCCGACGCTGTGATGACAGTGGCCCCGCAGCAGGCTGTATGGGTCTGTACGGCAGACTGTACGCCGGTTCTGATTGCAGACGAGACGACTAAACAGGTCGCGGCGGTACATGCGGGTTGGCGAGGCACCGCGTTGAGAATTGTGCCAGAAACGATTGGCTGCATGCAGGCCCATGGCAGTCAACTGGCGGATTTGCGGGTGGCCATGGGGCCAGCGATCGCAGGCGCGGTTTACCAGGTGACAACCCATGTGGCGGCAGAGGTTGCACGCTCGCTACAGATAGCGACTGAAAAGGACGAAGAGTTGCTAGGTCAACTCCAGGCGATGGAAACTCCCCCGGTCTTGCCCGATCCCAGCCCTGGGCGGATACGGCTAGATGTCCGCCAGATTCTTGCTCTGCAGTTGATCCGATTGGGTTTGGAAGCAGAACAAATTGCGATCGCTCCCCATTGCACCTACCAAGAGTCAGACCGCTTTTTCTCGTATCGACGAACTCGCGAAAAAAAGGTGCAGTGGTCAGGCATCGTGAGCGATTAAATTTGCACCTGTCGATTCATACCTGCCTGTTATGGGCTCATCATGTCAGACTAGCTCTCAGTTGGAGACGGTGAAGCTGGCGGCGATGCCTCTTCTGAACCTGCCACAGTTCGCCCATTTTGCTTAACACTGTTTGAGGTGGCAGTATCTGAGGTGGCAGTATCCGTCGCTTCAGATACTGCCGCTTCAGGGTTAGCCGCGGTTTCAGTGTCCGTTTGCAGAGAGGGGGGAGCAGTCTCCACAACAGGTGCAGGCAATGGAACTTCTTCAACTGCAGGCAACGTTTCTACATTGAGCCGGGTAGGGCGGCTGCCCCCAGATAACCGCTGGAGCAGTTTGGGTTTAGGGTCATGTAAAAGGTAAATAATGCGATCGCCCGCTTGCCAGTCATCTTCCTTCAAGGAGACTCGCATGCGGTTGTCCCGCTTCACCAAGATTGGAATCAATTCTCGGCTACGCATCAAAGCTCGCAGATGGGCCCGCTGCATCAAAGACCCTCGGGCCCGCAGAACTGTTTCGCCTAAACGAACACTGCCCTCTTGGAGATACCCATTCCACATTTTCAGAGGAATGGTCGGAAAAACGGCCTTTTGCCCAGAGGATTTCTGTCCAGAGGAAGGCTTTTTGCTGTTGCCTTTTTTCCCTGGGACTTCTTCTGCCGCGTTCTCCTCTGAAAAGACGGACACAATGCGAGGAGGCTGAAACTCTTCTTGGGCCTGCTGAGCAATGACGGCATTGACGTCGCCATTATTGGTAATTGCTAATAGCGTGGTTGCCGTTGCCAGTCCCGCTTTTTCTAAAACCTCCGTATCCAAGGCGCTGTTGACAAACACCGGTAAGTTTTCCTGCTCTGCCTGCTCGCAGGCCGCCGCATTAGTGTCGATCAGCACGACCGATTCGCCCCCATCCTTAAACAGGCGCGCGATCAACAGACTGAGTGGATTGCAACCAACGATCACGACACCACAGCCTTCTTTCTGAATCGTCACCCCTAAAAACCGGGCCAAGGTACTGGCCGTCAAGCCTTGTGACAGCACCGTAATGATGATGGTCAGAAAGACCAGTGCCTTAATCGCATCGCCGCCACTAATCCCTCGCTCTGTTAGCAGAATGGCAAATAAGGAGGCGACTGAAGCCGAAACAATGCCTCGGGGAGCTACCCAACTTAAAAAAAGTTTCTGACGCCAATTTAAGTCGCTAGAGGCCGTGCACAGCCAGATATTCAGAGGTCGGATGACGAGCATAAGCACTAGCACTGTGAGCAATGCCCCTTGTCCTAGGGCAAACACGCTCGCAATAGACAGGTCGGCTGCTAGCAGAATAAACAGCACAGAGACCGCCAAAATCGTGAGTTGTCCCTTAAACCGCCTTAAGAGCCGCTCATCTGGAACGGAGAGTGCTCGCACAACCAGGCCTGCGATGACTGTTGCCATCAGCCCTGACTCGCCTCGAATGGCTTGGGCGATGCCATAGAGTCCCCAGAGGCCTGCCAGCACGACCAAGTTACGCAATTCCTCAGACAAAAACTCCGCTCGCTTGAGAAAAATGCCAAGGAGCGCGCCTCCTGTCCCTCCAATTGCTGCCCCAATCCCTAAGCGCACGGCTAACCCACTGACAATCAAGAGGGGATCCGCATCTCCATTGAGGATAATATCGAGCACAACAACGGCTAGGATGGCGCCGACTGGGTCGATGAGTACCCCTTCACCTTCAAGAATGGTGGAGACCTTCCGATCAACTTGGACTTGGCGCAGTAGCGGGTTGATCACGGTTGGCCCGGTCACTACCACAAGGGAGGCATACAAAAAAGCCAGAGACCAGGGGAATTCGCCCAGCCAGTGAGCGGCCATGCCTCCCCCCACGAGGGTGATAAAGACGCCGGTTGTGACTAAATTGCGGAGGCTATCTGATACCCGCCCCAGTTCTTTGAGTTCTAAACTGAGGCCGCCTTCAAAGAGGATGAGGGCAACACTGAGGGAAACCACCACTTCAAGGCCAATCCCCAACTCTTGGGGGTGGAGCCAACTGATGCCGTCTGACCCTAACCCAATGCCAAACAACAGCAGGAAGATAATGCTGGGTACCTTGAGATATTCAGCAATGACCTGGGCAGTAATCCCGGCTAAAACCGTGAGAACAATTTGTCGGGTGATCTCAAACGAGGTGTCCATAGGCGTTGCACTAACCGGGCAGCGAAATTGCTACCTGAGGCAATTCCAATGACGACAGCGAACTGAACGTGAGCCGTGAAGCAGCATAGACGTGAAGCTTAACTTTGAAATCGCAATCCACCTAGACCACACACCTTGAACTCACGAATTCATCGAGACAGTGATTTCCGCTTCCTGATGCAAGACCCAATCAGGTCAGCTCTGCAATACATCCTTACGGCTTAGGTGCCAGTTTTGCCGTCGGTGAATCTCAGGAAAACTGTCTAAGGGCATTGGCGCACTTAACCAAAGAGGTCTGGCGATTCCATCTAACATAACACTTGATCCCGAAAGGGTATTCAATAACTACCGTCAGTTTAAGGACGCAGCAGCAGATAAAACAAATGACCGTCTGTGTTGATCTGTCCAGCTTGCTCACCGGCGGCATCGCCGCTGCCCACAAAGATATCGACTCTTCCTGGCCCTTGGATAGCGCCTCCGGTGTCTTGATTCAAGACGTACCGACTCATGGGCTCAGCTTCCCAATTGCCTGAGGCATCTTTTTGGGGCCAATTGAGGGTGATCATTGCGATCGCCCCTGGAGGCATCAGCACTTTGTCGGTGGCGATAGAGCGCCCTGCAGTCACTGGTACAGAGAAGGTGCCGGTCGGTGGCCCGCCTGCTGTTTCTCGGAAGAAGACAAAGCGATCATTGCGGGGCAGATACACGCTTAACTCTTCGGGATAGGTGTGGAAATGGGCCAGTAGCCTTTCTAAGGTGAGTTCCGATTCTGGAATTTTGCCGTCATTAATGAGTTCACGTCCGATGCTGACATAGTCGTATTCTGTGCGCCCGGCATAGCCCACTGACATAAACGTTCCATCTGAGAGCTGTAGCCGTGCCGATCCTTGCACCTGAACCAGAAATGCTTCTAGGCGATCGCGCAACCAAGCAAGCTCTAGGCCCTGCAGGGGGCCTTGATCTGCCTGCAAACCATCTTCCCCTTCCAGGGCTACCCGGGTGGGATGGGGTTGTTCCCAAGTTTCTAAATTAGGGGGGCGCTGGTAGAGGGGATATCGATACTCTGCTGTCGGTGTACGACTAGCCTGAAAGGACGGCTCAAAATAGCCCGTAAAGTGTACGCTACCTGCCCCGTCATAGCCAATGGTCTGATACAGCACAAACTCGCGCTGAACCGCTTCATAAAAAGCCTCTGGAGACTGGCTGATCAGCAGTAAAGCACGGAACCGCAGAAGACTCTGGCGCACCCGATCGCGGGTAATGCCTGCAACTGGATAGGCTTCATAGGCTGTGACTGCTGCCGGAGTATCTAGATACTGCAGGCTGTAATCAATCGCCGTGATGAGTTGTTTATAGGCATCAGTCTCATCTTCCTGAAGGAGGTCATCTTGGGGCGAGAGGGTTGCAGGCCAGTCTTCTACTGGGATCACTGGCTCGACCGGCCCTTGCCTGCCTGGCTCGCCCTCAGCTGCGACGGCTGCTTCAAACAGAATTCCACCGCTGCAAGTGATGCTCAAGAGCCCAGCAGCGATTGCCCCTCGCAGGCTTAAAGTGTCGTACCAGCCCATTAGAATCGTTCAACACTGGAGCTAAAGATGGGCTCTACCCGAATCGCCAACAGGCGAGAGGGACGAATCACCATGTATTCGCCGGGATTAATCTTTGGAATAGGCACACTGATGAATTCTTCTGAAGTGGCTTTAGGCATCAGCTCACCGCTATACCATTTCTGGAATTCCTGAATCGTTGAGAACTTCACTTCTTCGTGGTGTCCACCATCGAAGAGCATGTGGATGATGTATTCACTGGGAGTTCTTGGCATCGTGGTTCTAGTCTTCTCAAGCACCGTCCCCATTATGGGATGGTAGAACAGACAAATTGTACCCACGTTCTTACTCTTAACAGGTCATGGGCTGATTTCATTGTTCGCGATCGCTGTTTTCTGCCGCTTGTGAGACTCCGCGTGATGTTTCAAACATCACAACTGTGCTGCATGGTTCCACTTTTCTACTGTGATGATCGATCAACCAATCTGGCCGATCAAACCCATGG is drawn from Leptolyngbya sp. SIO1E4 and contains these coding sequences:
- a CDS encoding MltA domain-containing protein; this translates as MGWYDTLSLRGAIAAGLLSITCSGGILFEAAVAAEGEPGRQGPVEPVIPVEDWPATLSPQDDLLQEDETDAYKQLITAIDYSLQYLDTPAAVTAYEAYPVAGITRDRVRQSLLRFRALLLISQSPEAFYEAVQREFVLYQTIGYDGAGSVHFTGYFEPSFQASRTPTAEYRYPLYQRPPNLETWEQPHPTRVALEGEDGLQADQGPLQGLELAWLRDRLEAFLVQVQGSARLQLSDGTFMSVGYAGRTEYDYVSIGRELINDGKIPESELTLERLLAHFHTYPEELSVYLPRNDRFVFFRETAGGPPTGTFSVPVTAGRSIATDKVLMPPGAIAMITLNWPQKDASGNWEAEPMSRYVLNQDTGGAIQGPGRVDIFVGSGDAAGEQAGQINTDGHLFYLLLRP
- a CDS encoding M23 family metallopeptidase; amino-acid sequence: MKPEQFSSTAYSSDGVSLLKWLLLGGAGLLSSSVALTAFPAWASTDGGSEAPVPVESSPSIDPVETSAELLLRPQVTTNPTVEAAPTAPQPSGEAAPVQPPIRLHVTTDETSESAPLIPQTSDESSEPAASSSNDEGLGSVFIDPTDYELGATQSPEGPSLIFSDRSTGCQFTLDQPQSAPNHVCSAQGAELEAAHASTDAQASGGNGLSIGPVSIGGHGVSIGGTTVISREYFNEKLSSLNLLRRGAEEFVFPLAIPSPITSLFGWRTHPIFGDRRFHAGTDLGAPEGTPVVATKDGEVSVADYLGGYGLIVILRHEDNTQETRYAHLSQILVRPGESIKQGEVVGLVGSTGNSTGPHLHFELRELTAHGWVVLNPNELMNLTVANLVDAINNPLQALGLAAGDAEPEEALTDMPYRPAQPNAS
- the pgeF gene encoding peptidoglycan editing factor PgeF; the encoded protein is MNETWHWHTQTEHPYLTTTLLKHWQHGFFTRDSWPHSPEALSPHLEAAATVYRAKQVHGKRVINPSDFPFGSLEEAAVARPEADAVMTVAPQQAVWVCTADCTPVLIADETTKQVAAVHAGWRGTALRIVPETIGCMQAHGSQLADLRVAMGPAIAGAVYQVTTHVAAEVARSLQIATEKDEELLGQLQAMETPPVLPDPSPGRIRLDVRQILALQLIRLGLEAEQIAIAPHCTYQESDRFFSYRRTREKKVQWSGIVSD
- a CDS encoding cation:proton antiporter; protein product: MDTSFEITRQIVLTVLAGITAQVIAEYLKVPSIIFLLLFGIGLGSDGISWLHPQELGIGLEVVVSLSVALILFEGGLSLELKELGRVSDSLRNLVTTGVFITLVGGGMAAHWLGEFPWSLAFLYASLVVVTGPTVINPLLRQVQVDRKVSTILEGEGVLIDPVGAILAVVVLDIILNGDADPLLIVSGLAVRLGIGAAIGGTGGALLGIFLKRAEFLSEELRNLVVLAGLWGLYGIAQAIRGESGLMATVIAGLVVRALSVPDERLLRRFKGQLTILAVSVLFILLAADLSIASVFALGQGALLTVLVLMLVIRPLNIWLCTASSDLNWRQKLFLSWVAPRGIVSASVASLFAILLTERGISGGDAIKALVFLTIIITVLSQGLTASTLARFLGVTIQKEGCGVVIVGCNPLSLLIARLFKDGGESVVLIDTNAAACEQAEQENLPVFVNSALDTEVLEKAGLATATTLLAITNNGDVNAVIAQQAQEEFQPPRIVSVFSEENAAEEVPGKKGNSKKPSSGQKSSGQKAVFPTIPLKMWNGYLQEGSVRLGETVLRARGSLMQRAHLRALMRSRELIPILVKRDNRMRVSLKEDDWQAGDRIIYLLHDPKPKLLQRLSGGSRPTRLNVETLPAVEEVPLPAPVVETAPPSLQTDTETAANPEAAVSEATDTATSDTATSNSVKQNGRTVAGSEEASPPASPSPTES
- a CDS encoding biotin--[acetyl-CoA-carboxylase] ligase; the encoded protein is MDYRRIVEALSRPAQQLGVLPELAALRPQFKVHIFEALPSTNQHAWSLVDQGAGAGTVVIARQQSAGRGQWGRTWVSSPGGLYLSLVLEPALPMSDRTLLTLASAWGMATCLERLGVAAQLKWPNDLVSHGYKVGGILTETRIEQTSGMPSKQNASRIQTAVIGVGINWLNPVPPHGISLRQLLPDPAPDSLKSLEDLAAIALRGVLQGYQYWQHQGIHQFIGAYQQKLANLGQVFTLNGHLGKVIGVSTTGDLTVSLDTPGQKQTLSLRPGEITLGYNI